In a single window of the Gemmatimonadota bacterium genome:
- a CDS encoding STAS domain-containing protein — protein MSTAQPPMRVLQAPESLGLATREAFRVSANALLDEMSEGAGQLVVDLGGTREVDSSGLGALVMVQRHAADRRQDVVLRGVGAELEFLLVLTKLDDLFVFAPSGR, from the coding sequence GTGTCCACCGCGCAACCGCCGATGCGGGTGCTGCAAGCTCCCGAGAGTCTGGGTCTGGCGACCCGCGAAGCATTTCGCGTGTCGGCCAATGCCTTGCTCGACGAAATGTCGGAAGGCGCCGGCCAGCTCGTGGTCGACCTCGGCGGTACCCGCGAGGTCGACTCGTCGGGGCTGGGCGCGCTGGTGATGGTCCAGCGGCACGCCGCCGACCGTCGTCAGGATGTCGTCCTCCGCGGCGTCGGCGCCGAACTCGAATTCCTGCTGGTGCTCACCAAGCTCGACGACCTCTTCGTCTTCGCGCCCAGCGGACGCTGA
- the ccmA gene encoding heme ABC exporter ATP-binding protein CcmA: MTQDLVPLVAVRGVERRFGRVVALATVTLEIQAGEVVLLLGPNGAGKSTLLRCIAGLARPLRGSVLVSGRDVHADPEARAQLGFLSHQAFVYDDLTARENLRFAAALHGLDGAERRVQDALDGVGLSRGADTTVGGFSRGMLQRLAIARATLHHPALLLLDEPFTGLDASSANDLRHRIAAERSAGRGVVCVTHEPGEAWLPATRVVVLVAGRVVLDIPRPDSLEEFRVAYARAVAT; encoded by the coding sequence ATGACCCAGGATCTGGTACCGCTCGTGGCGGTACGTGGTGTCGAGCGACGCTTCGGCCGCGTGGTCGCACTCGCGACCGTGACCCTCGAGATCCAGGCCGGCGAAGTGGTGCTCCTGTTAGGACCCAACGGGGCGGGGAAGAGCACCTTGTTGCGTTGCATCGCCGGGCTCGCCCGACCGCTCCGCGGCTCCGTGCTGGTGTCGGGCCGCGACGTCCACGCCGACCCGGAGGCCCGCGCCCAGCTCGGCTTCCTCTCCCATCAGGCCTTCGTCTACGACGACCTCACGGCGCGTGAGAACCTGCGTTTCGCGGCGGCGTTGCACGGGCTCGACGGGGCCGAACGCCGTGTCCAGGATGCGCTCGATGGTGTCGGATTGTCGCGAGGTGCCGACACCACGGTCGGCGGCTTCTCGCGGGGGATGCTGCAGCGGCTGGCCATCGCCCGGGCGACCCTCCACCACCCGGCTCTCCTCCTCCTCGACGAACCGTTCACCGGGCTCGATGCCAGCTCCGCCAACGACCTCCGTCACCGGATCGCTGCCGAGCGGAGCGCCGGCCGGGGCGTGGTCTGCGTGACCCACGAGCCCGGTGAAGCCTGGCTCCCGGCGACGCGCGTCGTGGTTCTCGTGGCCGGCCGGGTGGTGCTCGACATTCCGCGTCCTGATTCGCTCGAGGAATTCCGGGTCGCCTATGCCCGGGCGGTGGCCACGTGA
- a CDS encoding heme exporter protein CcmB — translation MSLWRATRAIAAKDLRIEWRHKTALLTATLFAILVLLIFVFARDPATLSLADVAPSVLWVTLALSALVALNRAFLLEREHAALEGILLAPVPRQAIFWGKWLANLTFVLTVQAVAFPLWILFFNVTPTLSLLAVAGVAILAAIGFTAVGTLFSAMAVRTRFAELLLPVLLLPFMIPPVFAASEATLRLLAHRPMSELWGWLRLLTLYDVAFLVLANLLFPVVVDE, via the coding sequence GTGAGTCTCTGGCGCGCCACCCGCGCGATCGCGGCCAAGGACCTGCGCATCGAGTGGCGCCACAAGACGGCGCTGCTCACGGCGACCCTCTTCGCCATTCTGGTCTTGCTGATCTTCGTCTTTGCCCGCGACCCGGCGACCCTCTCGCTCGCCGACGTCGCGCCGAGTGTGCTCTGGGTGACGCTCGCCCTCTCGGCATTGGTCGCGCTCAATCGCGCCTTCCTGCTCGAACGCGAACACGCCGCCCTCGAAGGAATTCTCCTCGCGCCAGTGCCGCGTCAGGCGATCTTCTGGGGAAAGTGGCTCGCCAATCTCACCTTCGTGCTCACGGTCCAGGCGGTGGCCTTCCCGCTCTGGATTCTCTTCTTCAATGTCACGCCGACGCTGTCGCTGCTGGCGGTGGCCGGCGTCGCGATTCTCGCGGCGATCGGCTTCACCGCCGTCGGCACACTCTTCTCGGCCATGGCCGTCCGCACCCGCTTCGCCGAGCTGCTCCTGCCGGTGCTGCTGCTTCCGTTCATGATCCCACCGGTCTTTGCGGCGAGTGAAGCCACCCTCCGCCTGCTCGCGCATCGCCCGATGAGTGAACTCTGGGGATGGCTTAGATTGCTGACGCTCTACGATGTTGCCTTCCTCGTGCTCGCCAACCTGCTCTTCCCGGTGGTGGTGGACGAATGA
- the ccsA gene encoding cytochrome c biogenesis protein CcsA: protein MTTALENAQAHIRRGRIIAFVGLLGLAGIYLMAWRFTPAERFQGLAQKIFYIHPPSAYASEMAFVFAGIASLLYLLLKDDRFDTFAEASAEVGLAFALVLLTTGPIWAKPIWGAWWTWDARLTFSLIEFLLFCSYFALRSAVRDPAERARYAAVVAIMGMLLVPFIHLTVYLFNTTHPQPVVVKTDKPSLPWEMLRTFLTSFGVFTVMYLGFVMTRYGIGARRVAQELTDAG from the coding sequence ATGACGACTGCCCTGGAAAACGCCCAAGCCCATATCCGTCGCGGCCGCATCATCGCGTTCGTCGGATTGCTGGGCCTCGCCGGCATCTATCTGATGGCCTGGCGGTTCACGCCGGCCGAACGTTTCCAGGGGCTGGCCCAGAAGATCTTCTACATCCATCCGCCGTCGGCCTACGCCTCGGAGATGGCATTCGTCTTCGCCGGCATCGCGTCGCTGCTCTACCTGCTGCTGAAGGACGATCGCTTCGATACCTTCGCCGAGGCGTCGGCCGAGGTGGGGCTCGCCTTCGCGCTGGTGCTCCTCACGACCGGTCCGATCTGGGCCAAGCCGATCTGGGGCGCCTGGTGGACCTGGGACGCGCGACTGACCTTCTCGCTGATCGAGTTCCTCCTCTTCTGCAGCTACTTCGCGCTGCGCTCTGCCGTGCGTGATCCGGCCGAGCGGGCGCGCTACGCGGCCGTCGTCGCGATCATGGGAATGCTGCTGGTTCCCTTCATCCATCTCACGGTCTACCTCTTCAACACCACCCATCCGCAGCCGGTGGTGGTCAAGACCGACAAGCCCTCACTGCCGTGGGAAATGCTGCGCACTTTCCTCACCTCGTTCGGCGTCTTCACGGTGATGTATCTGGGCTTCGTGATGACCCGCTACGGTATTGGCGCGCGTCGCGTCGCGCAGGAGCTTACCGATGCCGGATAA
- a CDS encoding aquaporin yields the protein MPSLARRAVAEVYGTFALIFFGCGAVVMESFPTAHYGLMGIALVHAVVLSVAISSTMAISGGHLNPAVSIGLWATGRLKAQDTFIYVLSQLAGGLLGALVLKMVVPGSVAKFVLYGTPTIYNGISFTTAVAIEALLTFFLMSAVMGTAVSTAAPRIAGFGIGLTLFFAIMFGGPFTGAALNPARAFGPAVISGNLDSLGAYFIGPIVGAVIAALLWDKVLLKE from the coding sequence ATGCCGTCACTCGCTCGCCGCGCCGTCGCCGAAGTCTACGGCACCTTCGCCCTCATCTTCTTCGGGTGCGGTGCCGTGGTAATGGAGTCGTTCCCGACGGCGCACTACGGCCTGATGGGGATCGCTCTCGTCCACGCCGTGGTGCTCTCGGTCGCCATCTCGTCGACGATGGCCATCTCGGGCGGTCATCTGAATCCAGCAGTGAGCATCGGGCTCTGGGCGACCGGCCGGCTCAAGGCGCAGGACACCTTCATCTATGTGCTGTCGCAGCTCGCCGGTGGCCTGCTCGGCGCGCTGGTGCTCAAGATGGTGGTGCCGGGGAGTGTCGCGAAGTTCGTGCTGTACGGCACGCCGACGATCTACAACGGCATCTCGTTCACCACGGCCGTCGCGATTGAAGCGCTGCTGACCTTCTTCCTGATGTCGGCGGTGATGGGCACGGCCGTCTCGACCGCCGCACCGAGGATCGCCGGATTCGGCATCGGCCTCACGCTCTTCTTCGCGATCATGTTCGGTGGACCCTTCACCGGTGCCGCACTGAATCCGGCGCGCGCGTTCGGCCCCGCGGTGATCAGTGGCAACCTCGATTCGCTCGGCGCGTATTTCATCGGGCCGATTGTGGGAGCGGTGATTGCGGCGCTTCTATGGGATAAGGTGCTCTTGAAGGAATGA